The nucleotide window GCCCTCTTCATGCTTTTCATGGTGGCCGCTCCGCTCATCGTGCACCTGGCGGAGGAGCGGGGCCTGGAGGCCTTCGCCAGGGGCCTTGCCTGGGTGGGCTACATGTGGCTCTCCCTGGTGGGGCTGACCTTTCTGGTTTCCCTGGGCCTGGACGTCCTGGGGCTTCCGGTGAAGCTCCTCAGGGGGGGATGGCTCCTGCCCGCCCGTGCCGCCCTAAGCATCGCGGTTCTTTGTGCCCTTACGGTCACCGTCGTTGGATATTTCTCCGCCCGGGACATAAGGACGAAGCGCGTGGTCGTCGAGACGGCCAAGCTGCCCGTACCGCGCATCCGCGTAGCACAGATATCGGACGTGCACGTGGGCCTCATCGTCAGGGAAAGCAGGCTCTCCCTCATCGTGAAGGCCTTGCGTGCCGCCAGGCCCGACCTGCTGGTGGTCACCGGGGACCTGGTGGACGGGCAGATAAACAACCTCGGCCGCCTTGTCTCTCTCCTCAGGGATTTCCACCCTCCCCTGGGGAAGTTCGCCGTCACCGGAAACCACGAGTTTTATGCCGGCATCGGGCAGGCCCTGGACTTTACCCGGAAGACGGGTTTCCGGGTCCTGAGGGGAGAGGCCGTGGACGTGCAGGGCCTTATCACCCTGGCCGGGGTGGACGACCCCACGGCCGAGCGGATGGGAATGAGGCGGGGGCTTCCGGAGACGGAGCTTCTGAGCGGCCTCCCCCACGACAGGTTTGTCCTTTTGCTCAAGCACCGCCCGTGGGTAAAACGGAGCTCGCGGGGCCTTTTCGACCTTCAGCTCTCCGGCCACACCCACAGGGGACAGATATTCCCCTTCAACTACGTGGTGCGCACCCAGTATCCCCACCTGGCCGGGTTTTTCAACCTCAAGGACGGCTCCCGCCTTTACGTCAGCCCGGGGACGGGGACGTGGGGCCCGCCGGTCCGCTTTCTTGCCCCGCCGGAAGTAACCATCATCGACCTGGTGAGGGCGCCCTAGAGGTGCGCCGCTCCCCGTCCCGAAGGAGGCTTCGGGCCGTGCACCGCATGGCTCCGTCCGCCGGCCCTGCCTACTCGGGGGCCGGTGCCGGCTGTTCCGGGGCCTCCCCGCCCAGGTTTCTTTTGTATTTGAACTTGAAGGGGAAGTCGTAGCGGAACCTGGTCACCAGGGCGATGTCCGCGGCGTCGTCGCCAAGGCCCACCCGGATGCCCACGGCCAGGGACTTGGCCCGCCGCACCACGGGCATCGACGTCACGCCGTTCATGTCCCACTGGATGCCGGGCGTGAGGAAGACCCTGTCGTCATCGCCGCCGTCTATGCGGTCGGTGTTCCAGAAGCTCTCCAGGAAGAACTGCAGCCTTCCCCTGGGGTAGATGAAGCTCCCGCTGACCGAGAGGACGTCCCGGGCGTCGGGGTCGGCGCCCTCCTGGGGGTCGGCAAGGAACGCAACGGCCACAGAGCCCGCGAGCTCCACGTTGTGCCAGCCCGGAAGCAGCTTGCTTACGATGAACCGGGGAGTGTACCGGGTGTATCCGCCGCTTATGTCCTCGTTGCTTCCCACGGGGATGAGCACGCTCATGGCAAGGGCCGAAGCGACGTACTCCCTGAGAAACCTCCTGAAGCGGTACTTCGTAAACAGCGTGACGTCCGATATCCCTGAGCGGCTCTCCCCCTGGGCGGGGTTGTCCACGAAGGTCCCGGCCGAAGCCGATATCTCCCAGCGCTCCGTGAGCCCGTAGGTAAGCCGCACCGGCACCCGGATGAAGAACTCGTTTATGGCGTCCTCCACGCGCGGGCTGACGGAGAGCTCCACGCTCCTGTGGGGCTGCGTGCCGCTGAGCTCGGTCTCGAGGAGCTCGTCACGCTGAGGGGCAGGGGCCTCCTCGTCCGTGCCCTGCTGCGCCTTCGCCCCGAGGGCGTCCTGCAGGGGGACGAGAAGCAGGGCCGCCAGAAGCAGGAGCGAAAGCCTCAGAGGGCCTCCTCACCCCGCTCCCCGGTGCGTATGCGGACGACGTCCCCGAGGTCGTGGACGAAGATCTTCCCGTCCCCTATCTCCCCGGTGCGCGCCGCGGTGCTCAGGGCTTGGATGACCGCCTCGGCCTTCTGGTCGGAGACGGCCACCTCTATCTTTACCTTGGGGAGGAACTTCACCTCGTAGGTGGTGCCGCGGTAAACCTCCACGTGCCCCTTCTGCTTTCCGAAGCCCTTGACCTCCGTGATGGTCATTCCCTCAACGCCGGCGTCGGTGAGGGCCTGCCTCACTTCGTCGAGCTTGAAGTGCTTGATAACGGCGGCTATCATCTTCATGACATTTCCCTCCCCCATGAATTATCCTAAACCCAAACGGACGGCTCTATTATACCCAAAGGAGAAGATGCCTCTTACGAGGGATATTGAAGAGAGGGTCCGGCGCGCCGCCCAGGGCGCGGCCGACCCCCCGCGGGCGGCCCGGAGCCTGGAGCGGCTTCTGGAGGCCTGTGCTGACCCCGGCGGATTTCTCCGCCACCTCCCCGAGGCGGCCCGGCTCTTTTCGGCAAGCCAGTTCCTGGCAAATTTCTCCGTCACCCACCCCGGGGAGCTCCTGGCCGCCCTGGGCCGCCTCGGGGAGCCCGTCACCCGGGAGGGCCTGAGAGGGGAGGCCGCCCGGGAGCTTGCCCTCACCGCCGAAACTCCCCAGGAGACGGCCATGGAGAGCATCCGCCTCTTCAAGAAGCGCACTCTCCTGCGCATTACCCTCCGGGACCTTCTCGGGGAGACGGACTTCGTGGGCGTCATGGAGGAGCTGAGCTTCCTGGCCGAGGCCGTCCTTGAGCGTGCCCTCTTCTGGGCGCTCAAGGCCGCGCGGGCCCGCTACGGCGACCCCTCCGACCGGGGGGCGGTCTCCCTCATCGCCCTGGGGAAGCTCGGCGGGGTGGAGCTGAACTACAGCTCCGACCTGGACCTCATGGCCGTCTACGACAAGGGCGGAGGGCAGACCGGCGGGGTGGTGGGCCCCACGGGCGTGCGCATGAACAGGATATCGGACCACGAGTTTTACGTAAAGGTCCTGGAGCTTCTGACCCGCTCCCTCTCAGCCGCCACCGGGGAGGGCGTGGCCTACCGGGTGGACCTCCGGCTCCGTCCCCAGGGGCAGAGGGGAGAGCTGGCCCTCCCGCTTGCCTCCTACAGGTCGTACTACGAGTCCTGGGGGCGCACCTGGGAGCGCATGGCCCTCATCCGGGCCCGCCCGGTGGCCGGGGAGGAGACGCTGGGGCGCGGGTTCATGGAGATTGCGGACTGGTTCGTCTGGCGGCGCGGGGTGGACTACGAGGAGATAGAGGAAATCCGGGCCCTCAAGAAAAAGATAGACTCCCGCATCCTCAGGGACGACATCAAGCGCGGCTACGGGGGCATCCGGGAGGCCGAGTTCTTCGTGCAGACGTTTCAGCTCATCTACGGGGCGGAGAACCGCGCCCTCCGCACCTACCGGCTCACAAACGCCATCCAGGGGCTCCGCCGCATGCGCCTGGTGCCCGACGAGGACCTCTCGGCCCTCTGGCATAGCTACGTCACCCTCAGGCGCGTCGAGCACTTCCTTCAGATGAAGGACGACCTTCAGACCCACTCCCTCCCCGGGGGACGGGCGGAGAGGGAGGCCCTGGCGCGGAACATGGGCTTTTCCGGGCTGGAGGCCTTCCTCAGGGACCTCCGCGTCAAGCGCATGCAGATAAAGAGCATGTACAACACCCTCCTGGGCACCGCCGAGGACGTCCACGCCGAAGCGCTGGCCCTCTTGGAGGGCGACCTGGGCCGGGAGGAGCTGCGGGGTTTTCTCTCCTTCCGGGGTGTGAAGGACCCCGAGGCCGCCCTGGGCAGCCTCACCCGGGTGAGAAGGCAGGTGGAGCTTGCCCGCACCCACCAGGAGCGCTCCCGGGTGCGAAGGGTGGCGCCCCTGCTTCTGGAGGGCGCCCTGAGCTCCCTGGCCCCCGACCGGGCACTTCAGGGGCTGGAGGGGTTTTTCTCCTCCTTCGGCCTTACGGGGGCGTATCTGACGGCCCTTGCCGAGAGGCGGGAGCTCAGGGACGGCATGGTGGCCCTTTTCGCCCTCTCCTCGAGCCTCTCCCGTACGTTTCTGAGCGACCCCCTCTATCTCAACGAGCTGGTGGAGGAGATGATGCCCATCAGAAAGACCCTGGCCCGGATGCGGGAGGAGCTGGGCCGGGTGCCCCCCGGGGAGGACTTCGCGGAGCGCCTGGTGGCCTACCGCACCCGGGAGTGGCTCCGCCTGGGGATGTTCTTCCTCTCCGGGGTCATCGGCGTCAGGAGGCTTGAGCTTTCCCTCTCCCACGTGGCCGACGCCGTGCTGGGCCGTGCGGTGGAGGCGCTTGGCCCAGAGGCCGGTCCCCTGAGCGTCATCGCCATGGGAAAGCTCGGCGGCAGGGAGATTACCTACGGGGGCGACCTGGACCTCCTTTTCGTCTCCCCGGGGGCCGAGGGCTACGGGGCCGCCGAGAAG belongs to Nitrospirota bacterium and includes:
- a CDS encoding P-II family nitrogen regulator, producing MKMIAAVIKHFKLDEVRQALTDAGVEGMTITEVKGFGKQKGHVEVYRGTTYEVKFLPKVKIEVAVSDQKAEAVIQALSTAARTGEIGDGKIFVHDLGDVVRIRTGERGEEAL
- a CDS encoding metallophosphoesterase; the encoded protein is MRLFILSFFLIYAAIHAYVFAKVRAALGLGVRTGIPLALFMLFMVAAPLIVHLAEERGLEAFARGLAWVGYMWLSLVGLTFLVSLGLDVLGLPVKLLRGGWLLPARAALSIAVLCALTVTVVGYFSARDIRTKRVVVETAKLPVPRIRVAQISDVHVGLIVRESRLSLIVKALRAARPDLLVVTGDLVDGQINNLGRLVSLLRDFHPPLGKFAVTGNHEFYAGIGQALDFTRKTGFRVLRGEAVDVQGLITLAGVDDPTAERMGMRRGLPETELLSGLPHDRFVLLLKHRPWVKRSSRGLFDLQLSGHTHRGQIFPFNYVVRTQYPHLAGFFNLKDGSRLYVSPGTGTWGPPVRFLAPPEVTIIDLVRAP
- a CDS encoding transporter — its product is MELSVSPRVEDAINEFFIRVPVRLTYGLTERWEISASAGTFVDNPAQGESRSGISDVTLFTKYRFRRFLREYVASALAMSVLIPVGSNEDISGGYTRYTPRFIVSKLLPGWHNVELAGSVAVAFLADPQEGADPDARDVLSVSGSFIYPRGRLQFFLESFWNTDRIDGGDDDRVFLTPGIQWDMNGVTSMPVVRRAKSLAVGIRVGLGDDAADIALVTRFRYDFPFKFKYKRNLGGEAPEQPAPAPE